A window of the Lolium perenne isolate Kyuss_39 chromosome 7, Kyuss_2.0, whole genome shotgun sequence genome harbors these coding sequences:
- the LOC127316969 gene encoding alpha-glucan water dikinase, chloroplastic isoform X1, which yields MGGFSAASAAERCAVGIHASPSSPASRPRSQQLQHHPAPPVRRRLAAAPLAVSRRSLLVPRAVAASTDRASPEVVGRFNLESNSELQVTVNPAPQGAIAEINFEATNTSGSLVLHWGALRPDRGEWLLPSRRPDGTTTFKNQALRTPFLKSGDNSTLRVEIDDPAVQAIEFLLFDEARNKWFKNNGKNFLIQLPTSRNQGQGASGAAVVPEDLVQIQSYLRWERNGKQSYTPDQEKVEYEAARAELTEELSRGVPLEKLRARLTKKPESSERDATATKELERKVSKQEKKKKKYSVERIQRKNRDITQLLNKHKPGVTKEQVQAAPKQPTVLDLFTKSLQEGDDCDVLSRKLFKIGDKEILAIATKALGKTRVHLATNDVEPLILHWALAKKAGEWAAPPSSIAPSGSALLDKACETSFVESELDGLQYQVVEIELDDDGYKGMPFVLRRGETWIKNNDSDFYLDFKTKVTKKAKAIDTGDAGKGTAKAFLERIADLEEDAQRSFMHRFNIAADLVDQARDAGLLGIVGLFVWIRFMSTRQLIWNKNYNVKPREISKAQDRFTDDLENMYKSYPQYREILRMILSAVGRGGEGDVGQRIRDEILVIQRNNDCKGGMMEEWHQKLHNNTSPDDVVICQAIIDYIKSDFDISVYWDTLNKNGINKERLLSYDRAIHSEPKFRSDQKEGLLRDLGNYMRSLKAVHSGADLESAIATCMGYKSEGEGFMVGVQINPVKGLSSGFPELLQFVLDHVEDKSAEPLLEGLLEARAELRPLLIESSERLKDLIFLDIALDSTFRTAVERSYEELNDAAPEKIMYFIGLVLENLALSTDDNEDILYCLKGWNQAMEMSKRKDDQWALYAKACLDRTRLALASKGEQYYNMMQPSAEYLGSLLNVDEWAVDIFTEEIIRGGSAATLSALLNRFDPVLRNVAHLGSWQVISPVEVTGYVVVVDKLLSVQNKSYDKPTILVAKSVKGEEEIPDGVVGVITPDMPDVLSHVSVRARNCKVLFATCFDPNTLSELQGHEGKVFSFKTTSADVTYREITESELMQSSSPNAQVGEAIPSLSLVKKKFLGKYAISAEDFTDEMVGAKSRNIAYLKGKVPSWVGIPTSVAIPFGTFEKVLSDDTNKEVAQNIQMLKGRLDQDDFSALGEMRKTVLDLTAPAQLVTELKEKMLSSGMPWPGDESDQRWEQAWMAIKKVWASKWNERAYFSTRKVKLDHDYLSMAVLVQEIVNADYAFVIHTTNPSSGDSSEIYAEVVKGLGETLVGAYPGRAMSFVCKKDDLDSPKVLGYPSKPIGLFIKRSIIFRSDSNGEDLEGYAGAGLYDSVPMDEEDQVVLDYTADALITDSGFRSSILSSIARAGHAIEELYGSPQDVEGVVKDGKIYVVQTRPQM from the exons ATGGGCGGATTCTCTGCGGCTTCAGCGGCGGAGCGGTGCGCCGTCGGGATCCACGCGTCCCCGTCCTCGCCGGCGTCGCGCCCGCGCTCGCAGCAGCTGCAGCACCACCCAGCGCCGCCcgtccgccgccgcctcgccgccgccCCGCTCGCGGTCTCCCGCCGCAGCCTCCTCGTgccccgcgccgtcgccgcctccacCGACCGCGCCTCCCCGGAG GTCGTCGGGAGGTTCAACCTGGAGTCCAACTCCGAGCTCCAG GTAACGGTGAACCCGGCGCCACAGGGCGCCATCGCCGAGATCAATTTCGAGGCCACCAACACCAGCGGCTCCCTGGTCCTGCATTGGGGCGCCCTTCGCCCGGACAGGGG AGAATGGCTCCTCCCATCCCGAAGACCGGACGGAACGACAACCTTCAAGAACCAGGCCCTTAGGACACCTTTTCTAAAG TCAGGTGACAACTCCACCCTGAGAGTCGAGATAGACGATCCAGCGGTCCAAGCCATCGAGTTCCTTTTATTCGACGAGGCACGGAATAAATG GTTCAAAAACAACGGCAAGAATTTCCTAATCCAGCTCCCGACAAGCCGCAATCAGGGGCAAGGTGCATCCGGTGCTGCTGTGGTGCCAGAGGATCTTGTGCAGATCCAGTCATACCTTCGTTGGGAAAGAAATGGGAAGCAGTCATATACACCTGACCAAGAGAAG GTGGAGTATGAAGCAGCACGAGCAGAGTTAACAGAGGAATTAAGCAGAGGTGTTCCATTGGAGAAGCTGCGAGCTAGATTAACTAAAAAACCCGAGTCAAGTGAAAGGGATGCTACCGCAACTAAGGAGCTTGAAAGGAAAGTTTCCAagcaagagaagaagaagaagaagtactcGGTAGAAAGGATTCAGCGCAAAAACAGAGATATCACACAACTTCTTAATAAGCATAAGCCTGGAGTCACAAAAGAGCAAGTGCAAGCTGCACCCAAGCAACCAACTGTCTTGGATCTCTTCACAAAGTCCTTACAGGAGGGGGATGACTGCGACGTCCTAAGCAGAAAGCTTTTCAAGATCGGTGATAAGGAGATACTG GCAATTGCCACAAAGGCTCTAGGTAAGACCAGAGTTCATTTGGCAACAAACGATGTGGAGCCACTTATTCTGCACTGGGCACTGGCAAAAAAGGCTGGAGAGTGGGCG GCACCTCCTTCAAGCATAGCGCCTTCTGGCTCAGCATTGCTCGACAAGGCATGTGAAACTTCATTCGTTGAGTCTGAATTGGATGGTTTGCAATACCAG GTTGTTGAGATAGAACTTGATGACGATGGATACAAGGGGATGCCCTTCGTTCTCCGACGTGGTGAAACATGGATAAAAAATAATGACTCTGATTTTTATTTGGATTTTAAGACTAAAGTTACCAAGAAGGCAAAGGCAATT GATACGGGTGATGCCGGTAAAGGCACTGCAAAGGCTTTCCTGGAAAGAATAGCAGATCTGGAGGAAGATGCCCAGCGATCTTTTATGCACAG ATTTAATATTGCAGCAGATCTAGTTGACCAAGCCAGAGATGCTGGACTATTGGGTATTGTTGGACTTTTTGTTTGGATTAGATTCATGTCTACCAGGCAATTAATATGGAACAAGAACTACAATGTGAAACCACG TGAGATAAGCAAAGCACAAGACAGGTTTACAGATGACCTTGAGAATATGTATAAAAGTTACCCACAGTACAGAGAGATCTTAAGAATGATATTGTCTGCTGTTGGTCGTGGGGGTGAAGGTGATGTTGGTCAGCGTATCCGTGACGAAATATTAGTAATCCAG AGAAATAATGACTGCAAAGGTGGGATGATGGAAGAATGGCACCAGAAACTGCACAACAATACAAGCCCAGATGATGTAGTTATATGTCAG GCAATAATTGATTATATCAAGAGTGATTTTGATATCAGTGTTTACTGGGACACGTTGAACAAAAATGGCATAAATAAAGAACGTCTGCTGAGCTATGATCGTGCAATTCATTCAGAACCAAAATTCAGGAGTGACCAGAAAGAGGGTTTACTCCGTGATCTGGGCAACTATATGAGAAGCCTGAAG GCTGTGCACTCTGGTGCTGATCTTGAGTCTGCTATAGCAACCTGTATGGGATACAAATCAGAG GGTGAAGGTTTCATGGTTGGTGTTCAAATTAACCCAGTGAAGGGTTTATCATCTGGATTTCCT GAATTGCTTCAGTTTGTGCTTGACCATGTTGAGGATAAATCAGCAGAGCCACTTCTTGAG GGGCTATTGGAGGCTCGAGCTGAACTACGCCCTTTGCTCATTGAATCATCTGAACGCTTGAAGGATCTTATCTTTTTGGACATTGCTCTTGATTCTACTTTCAGGACAGcagttgaaaggtcgtatgaggaGCTTAACGATGCAGCGCCAGAG AAAATTATGTACTTCATCggtcttgttcttgaaaatcttgCCTTGTCCACTGATGACAACGAAGACATCTTATATTGCTTAAAG GGATGGAATCAAGCCATGGAAATGTCTAAGAGAAAAGATGACCAATGGGCTCTTTACGCTAAAGCATGTCTTGACAGAACCAGACTTGCCCTTGCGAGCAAGGGCGAACAATACTATAATATGATGCAACCGTCGGCTGAATATCTTGGCTCATTACTGAATGTTGACGAATGGGCA GTTGACATCTTCACAGAAGAAATAATTCGTGGTGGGTCAGCTGCTACTTTGTCTGCTCTTCTGAACCGATTTGACCCTGTTCTCAGGAATGTCGCACACCTTGGAAG TTGGCAGGTTATAAGCCCAGTCGAAGTAACAGGTTATGTTGTAGTGGTTGATAAGTTGCTTTCTGTTCAAAACAAATCTTACGACAAACCAACCATCCTTGTGGCAAAGAGTGTCAAGGGAGAGGAGGAAATACCTGATGGTGTTGTTGGCGTGATAACACCTGATATGCCAGATGTTCTGTCCCATGTGTCAGTTCGAGCAAGGAATTGCAAG GTGTTGTTCGCGACATGCTTTGACCCGAACACCCTGTCTGAACTTCAAGGACATGAAGGGAAGGTGTTTTCATTCAAAACTACTTCTGCAGATGTCACATATAG GGAGATTACAGAGAGTGAACTCATGCAATCAAGTTCTCCAAATGCACAAGTTGGTGAAGCAATACCATCTTTGTCATTAGTCAAGAAGAAGTTCCTTGGGAAATATGCAATATCAGCGGAAGATTTCACTGACGAAATG GTTGGAGCAAAGTCCCGCAACATAGCATACCTGAAAGGAAAAGTACCTTCATGGGTTGGTATCCCAACGTCAGTTGCGATACCATTTGGGACCTTCGAGAAGGTCTTGTCAGATGATACCAATAAG GAAGTAGCACAAAACATACAGATGCTGAAGGGTAGACTTGATCAAGATGATTTTAGTGCTCTTGGAGAAATGCGGAAAACTGTTCTTGATTTAACTGCTCCAGCTCAACTG GTTACAGAGCTGAAGGAGAAGATGCTAAGTTCTGGAATGCCCTGGCCTGGGGATGAAAGTGACCAGCGCTGGGAGCAAGCATGGATGGCAATTAAAAAG GTCTGGGCATCAAAATGGAACGAAAGAGCATATTTTAGCACACGCAAGGTGAAGCTCGATCATGACTACCTTTCCATGGCTGTTCTTGTACAAGAAATTGTCAACGCAGACTATGCCTTCGTCATTCATACTACGAACCCGTCATCTGGAGATTCTTCTGAGATATACGCTGAAGTGGTGAAAGGACTTGGAGAGACACTTGTGGGAGCCTATCCTGGCCGAGCCATGAGCTTCGTGTGTAAGAAAGATGACCTTGACTCTCCCAAG GTACTGGGTTACCCAAGTAAGCCAATTGGTCTCTTCATAAAGCGATCAATCATCTTCCGTTCAGATTCTAATGGTGAGGATCTGGAAGGTTATGCTGGAGCAGGACTGTATGATAG TGTCCCTATGGATGAGGAAGATCAAGTTGTGCTCGACTACACGGCCGACGCTCTCATCACAGACTCTGGATTCCGAAGCTCAATTCTCTCAAGCATTGCACGGGCTGGCCATGCCATTGAGGAGCTCTACGGGTCACCACAGGACGTTGAGGGAGTAGTGAAGGATGGGAAGATCTACGTAGTCCAGACTAGACCACAGATGTAA
- the LOC127316969 gene encoding alpha-glucan water dikinase, chloroplastic isoform X2: MGGFSAASAAERCAVGIHASPSSPASRPRSQQLQHHPAPPVRRRLAAAPLAVSRRSLLVPRAVAASTDRASPEVVGRFNLESNSELQVTVNPAPQGAIAEINFEATNTSGSLVLHWGALRPDRGEWLLPSRRPDGTTTFKNQALRTPFLKSGDNSTLRVEIDDPAVQAIEFLLFDEARNKWFKNNGKNFLIQLPTSRNQGQGASGAAVVPEDLVQIQSYLRWERNGKQSYTPDQEKVEYEAARAELTEELSRGVPLEKLRARLTKKPESSERDATATKELERKVSKQEKKKKKYSVERIQRKNRDITQLLNKHKPGVTKEQVQAAPKQPTVLDLFTKSLQEGDDCDVLSRKLFKIGDKEILAIATKALGKTRVHLATNDVEPLILHWALAKKAGEWAAPPSSIAPSGSALLDKACETSFVESELDGLQYQVVEIELDDDGYKGMPFVLRRGETWIKNNDSDFYLDFKTKVTKKAKDTGDAGKGTAKAFLERIADLEEDAQRSFMHRFNIAADLVDQARDAGLLGIVGLFVWIRFMSTRQLIWNKNYNVKPREISKAQDRFTDDLENMYKSYPQYREILRMILSAVGRGGEGDVGQRIRDEILVIQRNNDCKGGMMEEWHQKLHNNTSPDDVVICQAIIDYIKSDFDISVYWDTLNKNGINKERLLSYDRAIHSEPKFRSDQKEGLLRDLGNYMRSLKAVHSGADLESAIATCMGYKSEGEGFMVGVQINPVKGLSSGFPELLQFVLDHVEDKSAEPLLEGLLEARAELRPLLIESSERLKDLIFLDIALDSTFRTAVERSYEELNDAAPEKIMYFIGLVLENLALSTDDNEDILYCLKGWNQAMEMSKRKDDQWALYAKACLDRTRLALASKGEQYYNMMQPSAEYLGSLLNVDEWAVDIFTEEIIRGGSAATLSALLNRFDPVLRNVAHLGSWQVISPVEVTGYVVVVDKLLSVQNKSYDKPTILVAKSVKGEEEIPDGVVGVITPDMPDVLSHVSVRARNCKVLFATCFDPNTLSELQGHEGKVFSFKTTSADVTYREITESELMQSSSPNAQVGEAIPSLSLVKKKFLGKYAISAEDFTDEMVGAKSRNIAYLKGKVPSWVGIPTSVAIPFGTFEKVLSDDTNKEVAQNIQMLKGRLDQDDFSALGEMRKTVLDLTAPAQLVTELKEKMLSSGMPWPGDESDQRWEQAWMAIKKVWASKWNERAYFSTRKVKLDHDYLSMAVLVQEIVNADYAFVIHTTNPSSGDSSEIYAEVVKGLGETLVGAYPGRAMSFVCKKDDLDSPKVLGYPSKPIGLFIKRSIIFRSDSNGEDLEGYAGAGLYDSVPMDEEDQVVLDYTADALITDSGFRSSILSSIARAGHAIEELYGSPQDVEGVVKDGKIYVVQTRPQM, encoded by the exons ATGGGCGGATTCTCTGCGGCTTCAGCGGCGGAGCGGTGCGCCGTCGGGATCCACGCGTCCCCGTCCTCGCCGGCGTCGCGCCCGCGCTCGCAGCAGCTGCAGCACCACCCAGCGCCGCCcgtccgccgccgcctcgccgccgccCCGCTCGCGGTCTCCCGCCGCAGCCTCCTCGTgccccgcgccgtcgccgcctccacCGACCGCGCCTCCCCGGAG GTCGTCGGGAGGTTCAACCTGGAGTCCAACTCCGAGCTCCAG GTAACGGTGAACCCGGCGCCACAGGGCGCCATCGCCGAGATCAATTTCGAGGCCACCAACACCAGCGGCTCCCTGGTCCTGCATTGGGGCGCCCTTCGCCCGGACAGGGG AGAATGGCTCCTCCCATCCCGAAGACCGGACGGAACGACAACCTTCAAGAACCAGGCCCTTAGGACACCTTTTCTAAAG TCAGGTGACAACTCCACCCTGAGAGTCGAGATAGACGATCCAGCGGTCCAAGCCATCGAGTTCCTTTTATTCGACGAGGCACGGAATAAATG GTTCAAAAACAACGGCAAGAATTTCCTAATCCAGCTCCCGACAAGCCGCAATCAGGGGCAAGGTGCATCCGGTGCTGCTGTGGTGCCAGAGGATCTTGTGCAGATCCAGTCATACCTTCGTTGGGAAAGAAATGGGAAGCAGTCATATACACCTGACCAAGAGAAG GTGGAGTATGAAGCAGCACGAGCAGAGTTAACAGAGGAATTAAGCAGAGGTGTTCCATTGGAGAAGCTGCGAGCTAGATTAACTAAAAAACCCGAGTCAAGTGAAAGGGATGCTACCGCAACTAAGGAGCTTGAAAGGAAAGTTTCCAagcaagagaagaagaagaagaagtactcGGTAGAAAGGATTCAGCGCAAAAACAGAGATATCACACAACTTCTTAATAAGCATAAGCCTGGAGTCACAAAAGAGCAAGTGCAAGCTGCACCCAAGCAACCAACTGTCTTGGATCTCTTCACAAAGTCCTTACAGGAGGGGGATGACTGCGACGTCCTAAGCAGAAAGCTTTTCAAGATCGGTGATAAGGAGATACTG GCAATTGCCACAAAGGCTCTAGGTAAGACCAGAGTTCATTTGGCAACAAACGATGTGGAGCCACTTATTCTGCACTGGGCACTGGCAAAAAAGGCTGGAGAGTGGGCG GCACCTCCTTCAAGCATAGCGCCTTCTGGCTCAGCATTGCTCGACAAGGCATGTGAAACTTCATTCGTTGAGTCTGAATTGGATGGTTTGCAATACCAG GTTGTTGAGATAGAACTTGATGACGATGGATACAAGGGGATGCCCTTCGTTCTCCGACGTGGTGAAACATGGATAAAAAATAATGACTCTGATTTTTATTTGGATTTTAAGACTAAAGTTACCAAGAAGGCAAAG GATACGGGTGATGCCGGTAAAGGCACTGCAAAGGCTTTCCTGGAAAGAATAGCAGATCTGGAGGAAGATGCCCAGCGATCTTTTATGCACAG ATTTAATATTGCAGCAGATCTAGTTGACCAAGCCAGAGATGCTGGACTATTGGGTATTGTTGGACTTTTTGTTTGGATTAGATTCATGTCTACCAGGCAATTAATATGGAACAAGAACTACAATGTGAAACCACG TGAGATAAGCAAAGCACAAGACAGGTTTACAGATGACCTTGAGAATATGTATAAAAGTTACCCACAGTACAGAGAGATCTTAAGAATGATATTGTCTGCTGTTGGTCGTGGGGGTGAAGGTGATGTTGGTCAGCGTATCCGTGACGAAATATTAGTAATCCAG AGAAATAATGACTGCAAAGGTGGGATGATGGAAGAATGGCACCAGAAACTGCACAACAATACAAGCCCAGATGATGTAGTTATATGTCAG GCAATAATTGATTATATCAAGAGTGATTTTGATATCAGTGTTTACTGGGACACGTTGAACAAAAATGGCATAAATAAAGAACGTCTGCTGAGCTATGATCGTGCAATTCATTCAGAACCAAAATTCAGGAGTGACCAGAAAGAGGGTTTACTCCGTGATCTGGGCAACTATATGAGAAGCCTGAAG GCTGTGCACTCTGGTGCTGATCTTGAGTCTGCTATAGCAACCTGTATGGGATACAAATCAGAG GGTGAAGGTTTCATGGTTGGTGTTCAAATTAACCCAGTGAAGGGTTTATCATCTGGATTTCCT GAATTGCTTCAGTTTGTGCTTGACCATGTTGAGGATAAATCAGCAGAGCCACTTCTTGAG GGGCTATTGGAGGCTCGAGCTGAACTACGCCCTTTGCTCATTGAATCATCTGAACGCTTGAAGGATCTTATCTTTTTGGACATTGCTCTTGATTCTACTTTCAGGACAGcagttgaaaggtcgtatgaggaGCTTAACGATGCAGCGCCAGAG AAAATTATGTACTTCATCggtcttgttcttgaaaatcttgCCTTGTCCACTGATGACAACGAAGACATCTTATATTGCTTAAAG GGATGGAATCAAGCCATGGAAATGTCTAAGAGAAAAGATGACCAATGGGCTCTTTACGCTAAAGCATGTCTTGACAGAACCAGACTTGCCCTTGCGAGCAAGGGCGAACAATACTATAATATGATGCAACCGTCGGCTGAATATCTTGGCTCATTACTGAATGTTGACGAATGGGCA GTTGACATCTTCACAGAAGAAATAATTCGTGGTGGGTCAGCTGCTACTTTGTCTGCTCTTCTGAACCGATTTGACCCTGTTCTCAGGAATGTCGCACACCTTGGAAG TTGGCAGGTTATAAGCCCAGTCGAAGTAACAGGTTATGTTGTAGTGGTTGATAAGTTGCTTTCTGTTCAAAACAAATCTTACGACAAACCAACCATCCTTGTGGCAAAGAGTGTCAAGGGAGAGGAGGAAATACCTGATGGTGTTGTTGGCGTGATAACACCTGATATGCCAGATGTTCTGTCCCATGTGTCAGTTCGAGCAAGGAATTGCAAG GTGTTGTTCGCGACATGCTTTGACCCGAACACCCTGTCTGAACTTCAAGGACATGAAGGGAAGGTGTTTTCATTCAAAACTACTTCTGCAGATGTCACATATAG GGAGATTACAGAGAGTGAACTCATGCAATCAAGTTCTCCAAATGCACAAGTTGGTGAAGCAATACCATCTTTGTCATTAGTCAAGAAGAAGTTCCTTGGGAAATATGCAATATCAGCGGAAGATTTCACTGACGAAATG GTTGGAGCAAAGTCCCGCAACATAGCATACCTGAAAGGAAAAGTACCTTCATGGGTTGGTATCCCAACGTCAGTTGCGATACCATTTGGGACCTTCGAGAAGGTCTTGTCAGATGATACCAATAAG GAAGTAGCACAAAACATACAGATGCTGAAGGGTAGACTTGATCAAGATGATTTTAGTGCTCTTGGAGAAATGCGGAAAACTGTTCTTGATTTAACTGCTCCAGCTCAACTG GTTACAGAGCTGAAGGAGAAGATGCTAAGTTCTGGAATGCCCTGGCCTGGGGATGAAAGTGACCAGCGCTGGGAGCAAGCATGGATGGCAATTAAAAAG GTCTGGGCATCAAAATGGAACGAAAGAGCATATTTTAGCACACGCAAGGTGAAGCTCGATCATGACTACCTTTCCATGGCTGTTCTTGTACAAGAAATTGTCAACGCAGACTATGCCTTCGTCATTCATACTACGAACCCGTCATCTGGAGATTCTTCTGAGATATACGCTGAAGTGGTGAAAGGACTTGGAGAGACACTTGTGGGAGCCTATCCTGGCCGAGCCATGAGCTTCGTGTGTAAGAAAGATGACCTTGACTCTCCCAAG GTACTGGGTTACCCAAGTAAGCCAATTGGTCTCTTCATAAAGCGATCAATCATCTTCCGTTCAGATTCTAATGGTGAGGATCTGGAAGGTTATGCTGGAGCAGGACTGTATGATAG TGTCCCTATGGATGAGGAAGATCAAGTTGTGCTCGACTACACGGCCGACGCTCTCATCACAGACTCTGGATTCCGAAGCTCAATTCTCTCAAGCATTGCACGGGCTGGCCATGCCATTGAGGAGCTCTACGGGTCACCACAGGACGTTGAGGGAGTAGTGAAGGATGGGAAGATCTACGTAGTCCAGACTAGACCACAGATGTAA
- the LOC139833621 gene encoding B3 domain-containing protein At4g01580-like has product MACVLVVAWSPQTPEEGRSKKRRTANIGHYQSDVGPNQFLRIIFKPTFSRLRIPHDFVRWFGEIPSNIILKTNTDCNWRMTTAREGDEVYIDQGWVAFAIAHQLQVGQFLIFKRVSSFEYSVVIFEHTCSKVMTRCGYHGDATSNLTTESKQKQILDCNQTTGAPF; this is encoded by the exons ATGGCATGTGTTCTTGTGGTAGCCTGGTCACCTCAGACCCCAGAGGAGGGACGCTCCAAGAAGCGAAGGACGGCTAACATCGGGCACTACCAGTCGGACGTAGGGCCGAACCAGTTCCTGCGCATCATCTTCAAGCCCACCTTCAGCCGGCTGCGAATCCCTCATGATTTCGTTAGATGGTTCGGAGAAATCCCTTCGAACATCATCCTGAAGACCAACACTGACTGCAACTGGAGGATGACTACGGCGAGAGAAGGCGATGAGGTATATATCGACCAGGGGTGGGTGGCCTTCGCCATCGCTCATCAGCTGCAGGTAGGCCAGTTCCTCATCTTCAAGAGGGTGTCCTCCTTCGAGTATAGTGTGGTCATCTTCGAGCACACCTGTAGTAAGGTGATGACCAGGTGCGGTTACCATGGCGATGCCACCAG TAACCTCACCACCGAAAGTAAGCAGAAGCAGATTCTAGATTGCAACCAAACAACAGGGGCACCGTTCTGA